One Polyangiaceae bacterium genomic window carries:
- a CDS encoding serine/threonine protein kinase: MTEPGTGPRDAVAPSPNDPRIGSTLAGRYRIIAPLGEGGMGTVYRGVHEALRKPVAIKFLQQKINSNREMVARFEREAVTAANLRHPNIAEAIDYGSLPDGTLYLVMELVDGVSLRKLIPPGQGLPVERVLRILEQIATALDLAHSMGIVHRDLKPENILVFDRGTERDIVKIIDFGIARINSEIFKTGPTALTAAGAVFGTPQYMAPEQVMGQTADGRADQYAIGIIAFEMLTGSQPFTSVNYAELVMKHVGAPIPRSVELAPHVPAAFDAAIYRMMSKLPDERFATVTEALRAMKGETPSQSLPADSIHKSSNTVVMHATNMPATTGSDTHSLAFAATVAPGEQLPLPTRSPSPPYPTASAMREDIARISGANAAPAQTMQPPMDTSAQPRAAATSARASSKPPFVMIAVIGSFLFVVCLAIVFFVFRSQDSANDTRASADDATPREDKASGSSRAMATSSNTRTPSSTTGLSSTRRAAPTSKYRLLLKDGKYPFCVTSKLKNAYPVRTDEEGVKVCNGTPEGPIPIDGLEPYQPSEFQWE, translated from the coding sequence ATGACTGAACCAGGCACAGGACCGAGGGACGCAGTAGCACCATCGCCCAACGATCCGCGGATTGGATCGACGCTCGCCGGTCGTTACCGGATCATCGCGCCGCTCGGTGAAGGCGGTATGGGCACGGTGTATCGCGGCGTGCACGAAGCACTGCGCAAGCCCGTTGCAATCAAGTTCTTGCAACAAAAAATCAACAGCAATCGGGAAATGGTTGCGCGTTTCGAGCGCGAGGCTGTGACCGCAGCGAATCTGCGACATCCCAACATCGCCGAAGCGATCGACTACGGGAGCTTGCCAGACGGAACGCTGTACCTGGTCATGGAGCTCGTCGACGGCGTATCGCTGCGGAAACTCATTCCACCGGGCCAGGGTTTGCCCGTGGAGCGCGTGCTGCGTATTTTGGAACAAATTGCCACGGCGCTCGACTTGGCACATTCGATGGGGATCGTACACCGCGATCTCAAACCAGAAAACATTCTGGTCTTCGATCGAGGCACCGAGCGCGACATCGTCAAAATCATCGATTTCGGAATCGCACGCATCAACAGCGAAATATTCAAAACAGGCCCCACGGCACTGACCGCTGCCGGCGCGGTTTTCGGAACGCCGCAATACATGGCCCCCGAGCAAGTCATGGGTCAAACCGCCGACGGGCGTGCCGATCAATATGCAATCGGCATCATTGCTTTCGAAATGCTCACAGGCTCGCAACCTTTCACGAGTGTCAACTATGCCGAGCTGGTGATGAAACACGTCGGCGCGCCCATACCGCGTTCGGTCGAGCTCGCTCCACACGTGCCCGCAGCGTTCGATGCCGCCATTTATCGCATGATGTCCAAGCTTCCCGACGAGCGGTTTGCCACGGTCACCGAGGCCCTCCGCGCAATGAAAGGCGAAACGCCATCGCAATCGTTGCCTGCGGATTCAATACACAAATCGTCGAACACGGTCGTCATGCACGCGACGAATATGCCTGCGACGACAGGATCGGACACGCATTCGCTTGCATTTGCGGCGACGGTAGCGCCCGGTGAACAGCTACCTTTACCGACCCGAAGTCCATCGCCTCCCTATCCAACGGCCAGCGCCATGCGTGAAGACATTGCGCGAATTTCGGGCGCCAATGCCGCTCCCGCCCAAACGATGCAACCCCCCATGGACACGTCCGCGCAGCCTCGAGCTGCTGCAACCAGCGCACGAGCAAGCTCGAAACCGCCCTTTGTAATGATTGCAGTGATTGGCTCTTTCCTTTTCGTCGTTTGCCTCGCCATTGTCTTCTTCGTTTTTCGTTCGCAAGACTCCGCCAACGACACGCGTGCGAGCGCGGACGATGCGACACCTCGAGAGGACAAGGCGAGCGGTAGCTCTCGCGCAATGGCCACGTCTTCCAATACCCGCACGCCATCCTCGACCACTGGGCTTTCATCGACGCGCCGGGCCGCCCCAACCAGCAAGTATCGCCTCCTCCTCAAAGACGGCAAATATCCATTTTGCGTGACGTCGAAATTGAAGAATGCCTATCCAGTACGCACGGATGAGGAGGGCGTCAAGGTATGCAACGGCACCCCCGAAGGGCCTATTCCGATTGACGGCCTCGAGCCCTATCAGCCTTCCGAGTTTCAATGGGAATAG
- a CDS encoding ankyrin repeat domain-containing protein produces MKNVDNVIAYLSHASKPRTPPRADEVFETHRLREAASAAERGDLATLEMLKNQGADLDEVTPKNVTLLMYAVAKNDELAVRTLLAAGASPNTLTKMGTSAMLVAMTNRDPKFLQMLLERGGKPNLETEQGEILVHQAISLGAFQHIGVLFQAGVPVDVKNAMGQTPALRLAYLNQYEDVYRLLDLGADPDAQDQVGLTIRKLAARPVPKADSPLEGWRKQVAKRLGIAVD; encoded by the coding sequence ATGAAAAACGTCGACAATGTCATCGCATACCTATCGCACGCGTCGAAGCCGCGCACGCCGCCGCGCGCGGACGAAGTTTTCGAGACGCATCGATTGCGAGAAGCGGCGTCGGCCGCGGAACGAGGTGACCTCGCGACGCTCGAAATGCTGAAAAATCAGGGTGCCGACCTGGACGAGGTGACGCCGAAAAACGTGACGCTTCTGATGTATGCGGTCGCCAAAAATGACGAATTGGCCGTGCGCACGTTGCTCGCGGCGGGCGCCAGCCCGAATACGCTCACGAAAATGGGCACGTCCGCGATGCTCGTGGCGATGACGAATCGCGATCCGAAGTTTCTGCAGATGTTGCTCGAGCGCGGGGGCAAACCGAATCTGGAAACGGAACAAGGCGAGATCCTCGTGCATCAGGCCATTTCGCTGGGGGCCTTTCAGCATATCGGAGTGCTTTTCCAAGCTGGTGTGCCGGTTGACGTAAAAAACGCCATGGGTCAAACGCCGGCATTACGCCTCGCGTACTTGAACCAATACGAAGACGTTTATCGTTTGCTCGACTTGGGCGCCGATCCCGATGCCCAGGATCAGGTCGGTCTGACCATTCGCAAGCTCGCAGCGCGTCCCGTACCGAAAGCGGACTCGCCGCTCGAAGGGTGGCGAAAACAAGTCGCGAAACGATTGGGAATCGCGGTGGATTGA
- a CDS encoding PAAR domain-containing protein — MSDPIAARKGDHHLCLQHVGKDILPACATTILVGGQPAARVTDLLECQGAPPDIIQIGEPTVLLEGQQAARFGDGTNHGGLIDEGCPTVIIGSMSDAAKRMRLMERLRLIDAARKKAADMPNGPEKDRLNNAADRLARNNRSVEDARLVSDVYNTSGAPPGWTRLGPSDLPPELRNATFNDPSSGFYADIYRSNIDGSYRLIMRGTEMNTWNQWDGNDWLWGNLSQGTGFESTQYTQAVELSRQVAEVYGGNASIAGHSLGGGLASAGSLASGLPANTFNAAGIHSSTYDRYGLDPSQAGQLVDAYQVDGDILTWAQQDSAIARFMPDAIGTTHGLNAVNMNSDGSFTPRSWPPEPTFEHPESRWGYLNPFDMGRRTKDWAAAELEQEKKWFAEAIERHSTHVAGIEQQKSEDVATLEGML, encoded by the coding sequence ATGAGCGACCCGATTGCCGCGCGAAAAGGTGATCATCATCTGTGCCTACAACATGTCGGAAAGGATATTTTGCCGGCATGTGCGACGACCATCCTGGTGGGTGGGCAACCTGCGGCGCGGGTGACGGATCTTTTGGAGTGCCAAGGAGCTCCGCCCGACATCATTCAGATTGGTGAACCGACGGTGCTTTTGGAGGGTCAACAAGCGGCGCGGTTCGGCGATGGAACGAACCACGGGGGGCTCATCGACGAGGGCTGTCCAACGGTCATCATCGGCTCGATGTCCGACGCGGCAAAGCGCATGCGCCTGATGGAGCGGCTCCGATTGATCGATGCAGCTCGGAAAAAAGCCGCCGACATGCCGAATGGGCCCGAGAAAGATCGGCTGAACAATGCGGCGGATCGCCTCGCGCGCAACAACCGGTCGGTCGAAGATGCGCGCCTCGTGAGCGATGTATACAACACGAGCGGTGCGCCACCAGGCTGGACTCGGCTTGGACCGTCGGATTTGCCGCCGGAATTGCGCAATGCAACGTTCAACGATCCGAGCTCCGGGTTTTATGCCGATATTTATCGGTCGAACATCGATGGCAGTTATCGGCTGATCATGCGCGGCACGGAAATGAACACCTGGAACCAATGGGACGGCAATGATTGGCTCTGGGGCAATCTCTCGCAAGGCACGGGGTTCGAATCGACGCAATACACGCAAGCGGTCGAATTGTCACGGCAGGTTGCCGAGGTGTACGGCGGGAACGCGAGCATTGCGGGGCATTCTTTGGGTGGAGGTCTCGCTTCGGCAGGGTCGCTCGCTTCGGGGCTGCCCGCAAATACGTTCAATGCCGCGGGGATTCATTCGAGCACGTACGACCGGTACGGGCTCGATCCTTCCCAAGCTGGGCAGCTCGTGGACGCGTATCAAGTGGACGGCGATATTTTGACGTGGGCGCAGCAAGATTCGGCCATTGCGCGGTTCATGCCGGATGCGATTGGCACGACGCACGGTTTGAACGCGGTAAACATGAACTCGGACGGCTCGTTCACGCCTCGTTCGTGGCCGCCGGAGCCGACGTTCGAGCATCCGGAGAGTCGTTGGGGGTATTTGAATCCATTCGACATGGGCAGGCGCACGAAAGATTGGGCCGCCGCCGAGCTCGAGCAAGAAAAGAAATGGTTTGCTGAAGCGATCGAGCGTCATAGCACGCACGTCGCGGGCATCGAGCAGCAAAAAAGCGAAGATGTTGCCACGCTCGAGGGGATGTTATGA
- a CDS encoding VCBS repeat-containing protein — protein sequence MLRSSNGIDWRLLGVSLGAVVAVAACGDTGSSTSSSTGSTGTAAGGNAGSAGSGGMGGSAGNGGMAGAGGDGGGFVVGCPSGIVCGSGECCGANQECVISACLPTCATEVRCGADLSVCCGAGEVCVADQCAKPGATCLDWADCNDGEFCEPTLGQCIPQPPAGEKTCEYKPPPGPLEPVLEWSWESTAIHPTFVQVINMPVVVDLEKDGTPDVVIVTSDNFNASGAGYLRALNGKDGVEKWNEASDTYKTENRVSSRVTPAAADIDGDGFVEIVTGKTGGGLIAFEHDGTFKWNATNSDGTAWTTGIESATVAIADLEGDGKPEIVVGGAVFESTGVLRFNAGVHVGGNNGTYGPVSIVADLDGVMPQEIVGGRRAFRADGSLYWDNGLVDGYPAIADLDLDGKPELVVISAGNVRVHDPLTGAQLALLDMPGTGQGGPPTIADFDADGVPEISAANGTAYSVFEYVGGGTPMLSVKWNQPTQDGSSNRTGSSVFDFQGDGAAEVVYNDECYFRVYAGADGAELYKEPNSSATIHEFPVVVDVDGDNNTEVVVGGNDLNHKGGSPACPYGVAGARHGVFVYGDKGDNWVRTRRIWNQHAYHLTNIEASGAVPAPEHPSWVAPFGLNNYRQSNQGAGVFNAPDLKVSLEASLEPCPSAVILRAFVQNKGALGVPAGINVRFYRGSDATGQFIGEAQTTKALLPGQYELVTMNYLVPGMDVMSFYVEVDKDAMGGGSQNECLEDNNTATLDGVECGKFN from the coding sequence ATGCTTCGATCATCGAATGGAATCGACTGGCGCTTGCTTGGGGTATCGCTTGGTGCAGTGGTTGCCGTCGCCGCTTGTGGCGATACCGGCAGCAGCACGTCGTCATCGACGGGATCCACTGGGACTGCTGCGGGCGGCAATGCGGGATCTGCGGGGTCCGGCGGAATGGGTGGCTCTGCGGGCAATGGCGGAATGGCCGGTGCCGGCGGCGACGGAGGTGGATTCGTCGTGGGATGCCCGTCGGGCATCGTTTGTGGATCAGGCGAATGCTGCGGTGCCAATCAGGAATGCGTCATCAGCGCTTGCTTGCCGACGTGCGCGACGGAGGTGCGTTGCGGCGCCGACTTGTCCGTGTGTTGCGGCGCTGGCGAAGTGTGCGTGGCGGATCAATGCGCAAAACCGGGCGCCACGTGCCTCGATTGGGCCGATTGCAACGATGGCGAATTTTGCGAACCGACCCTTGGGCAATGCATTCCTCAACCGCCCGCGGGCGAGAAAACCTGCGAATACAAGCCTCCGCCCGGGCCGCTCGAACCGGTGCTCGAATGGTCCTGGGAATCGACCGCGATTCATCCGACGTTCGTGCAAGTGATCAATATGCCCGTCGTCGTGGATCTGGAAAAAGACGGCACGCCCGATGTCGTCATCGTCACGAGCGACAATTTCAACGCCTCGGGAGCGGGATATCTACGTGCTCTCAATGGCAAAGACGGCGTCGAGAAGTGGAATGAAGCATCGGACACGTACAAAACGGAAAACCGCGTCTCTTCGCGCGTCACGCCCGCTGCGGCCGATATCGACGGCGATGGGTTCGTCGAAATCGTGACAGGCAAAACGGGCGGGGGACTCATTGCTTTCGAGCACGATGGGACATTCAAATGGAACGCGACCAACAGCGACGGAACGGCTTGGACGACGGGGATCGAATCGGCCACCGTGGCGATTGCGGACCTGGAAGGAGACGGCAAACCCGAAATCGTCGTCGGCGGCGCTGTATTCGAATCGACCGGCGTGCTCCGATTCAACGCGGGCGTGCACGTGGGCGGAAACAATGGCACGTATGGGCCCGTGAGCATCGTTGCGGACCTCGATGGCGTCATGCCGCAAGAAATCGTTGGCGGCAGGAGGGCGTTCCGTGCAGATGGATCGCTGTATTGGGACAATGGTCTCGTCGATGGATATCCGGCCATTGCGGATTTGGACCTCGACGGCAAACCCGAGCTCGTCGTGATTTCCGCGGGCAACGTGCGCGTGCACGACCCGCTGACCGGCGCGCAGCTCGCATTGCTCGACATGCCTGGAACGGGGCAGGGCGGGCCTCCCACGATTGCCGATTTCGACGCGGATGGTGTTCCCGAAATATCTGCGGCAAATGGCACGGCGTATTCGGTGTTCGAATACGTTGGAGGCGGCACACCGATGCTTTCGGTCAAGTGGAATCAGCCGACGCAAGATGGTTCGTCGAATCGCACGGGGTCGAGCGTTTTCGATTTCCAGGGCGATGGGGCTGCCGAAGTCGTCTACAATGACGAGTGTTACTTCCGCGTGTATGCAGGTGCGGATGGCGCCGAGCTTTACAAGGAGCCGAATTCATCGGCGACCATTCATGAATTTCCCGTCGTGGTCGACGTCGATGGTGACAACAATACCGAAGTCGTCGTGGGCGGCAACGATTTGAACCACAAGGGCGGCTCGCCGGCGTGTCCGTACGGCGTTGCCGGGGCGCGGCACGGGGTTTTCGTGTATGGCGACAAGGGCGACAATTGGGTGCGCACGCGGCGCATTTGGAACCAGCATGCGTATCACTTGACGAACATCGAAGCATCCGGAGCGGTGCCTGCGCCGGAGCATCCGAGCTGGGTTGCGCCGTTTGGTTTGAACAACTATCGGCAATCCAATCAAGGCGCTGGCGTCTTCAATGCGCCCGACCTGAAAGTGAGCCTCGAAGCGTCGCTCGAACCGTGTCCATCGGCGGTCATTCTACGTGCCTTCGTGCAAAACAAGGGTGCGCTGGGCGTGCCTGCCGGCATCAACGTCAGGTTTTACCGCGGAAGTGATGCGACGGGGCAATTCATTGGCGAGGCGCAGACGACGAAGGCGCTTTTGCCTGGCCAATACGAGCTCGTCACGATGAATTACCTCGTGCCGGGGATGGACGTCATGTCGTTTTACGTCGAGGTCGACAAGGACGCGATGGGCGGCGGCAGTCAGAATGAATGCCTCGAGGACAACAACACGGCCACGCTGGATGGCGTGGAGTGTGGAAAGTTCAATTAG
- a CDS encoding DUF2330 domain-containing protein, giving the protein MRHFSARTLALAVPLALAAATTSHDADAFCGFYIAGADAKLFNNATMVVMMREGTKTVLSMQNNYQGPPENFAMVVPVPIVLQEDNVKTLPDAIFDRVDKLAAPRLVEYWEQDPCYEPPVYKHSEMEGAYPSAAPADDAAMMPRGAGVTVEAKFAVGEYEIVILSAKFATGLEEWLVDNKYKIPSGAAPLLRPYIQGGMKFFVAKVDVKKVKFDSKGMAKLSPLRFHYDSESFNLPIRLGLINSGGTQDLIVHILARGVRYEAANYKNVTIPTNLDVSEEARTQFGAFYAALFDETVAKNPGAVVTEYSWGAESCDPCPSSPLEGADFATLGGDVIPPSKGDQFDPRNSMVLTRLHARYGKESLGEDLVFREAPPIVGGREHLQENGKLETGARIMEGGGVSNFQGRYAIRHAWKGAINCMNPKRGVWGGPPAGEQSHGTQVAQDLAFAPRGQLQLAGFVQHDVPEIGLVAAAPDKVPQAGGLPAAELQRGGCASCFIGASDVSGRAAWMAGIAGLAGIAGFVVRRGKRRSSSER; this is encoded by the coding sequence ATGCGCCACTTTTCCGCACGCACCCTGGCCTTGGCCGTTCCCCTCGCACTTGCAGCAGCCACGACTTCGCACGACGCGGATGCGTTCTGTGGGTTTTACATCGCGGGAGCCGATGCAAAACTTTTCAACAATGCGACGATGGTCGTGATGATGCGCGAAGGCACGAAGACGGTGCTTTCGATGCAAAACAATTACCAGGGGCCGCCGGAAAATTTTGCCATGGTCGTGCCCGTGCCGATCGTGCTTCAGGAAGACAACGTCAAAACGCTCCCGGATGCCATTTTCGATCGCGTGGACAAGCTCGCAGCCCCGCGGCTCGTCGAATACTGGGAGCAGGATCCTTGTTACGAACCGCCCGTGTACAAACATAGTGAAATGGAGGGAGCCTACCCGTCGGCGGCGCCCGCGGACGACGCGGCGATGATGCCTCGAGGTGCCGGCGTCACAGTCGAAGCCAAGTTTGCCGTCGGTGAATATGAAATTGTCATTTTGAGCGCCAAGTTTGCCACGGGCCTGGAAGAATGGCTCGTCGACAACAAATACAAAATTCCTTCCGGCGCGGCGCCTTTGCTCAGGCCGTACATTCAGGGTGGAATGAAGTTTTTCGTGGCGAAGGTGGATGTCAAAAAAGTCAAATTCGACAGCAAGGGAATGGCCAAACTTTCGCCGCTTCGCTTCCATTACGATAGCGAATCATTTAATCTGCCCATTCGTTTGGGGCTCATCAATTCCGGCGGCACGCAAGACCTCATCGTGCACATCTTGGCGCGCGGCGTGCGTTATGAAGCGGCGAACTACAAAAACGTGACGATTCCGACGAACCTCGACGTGTCCGAGGAAGCGCGTACGCAATTTGGTGCGTTTTACGCAGCGCTCTTCGATGAAACCGTCGCGAAAAACCCTGGAGCCGTCGTTACGGAATATTCGTGGGGCGCGGAATCATGCGATCCTTGCCCGAGCTCGCCGCTCGAAGGGGCCGATTTCGCGACGCTTGGTGGCGACGTCATACCTCCATCCAAGGGCGATCAATTCGATCCGCGCAACAGCATGGTGCTCACGCGACTTCATGCGCGTTATGGGAAAGAGTCGCTCGGCGAGGATTTGGTTTTTCGCGAAGCACCGCCCATCGTCGGCGGGCGCGAGCATTTGCAGGAAAATGGGAAGCTCGAAACGGGCGCGCGCATCATGGAGGGCGGCGGCGTGAGCAATTTCCAGGGACGGTACGCCATTCGGCATGCTTGGAAAGGCGCCATCAATTGCATGAACCCGAAACGCGGCGTATGGGGCGGACCTCCCGCAGGCGAGCAATCCCATGGTACGCAAGTCGCGCAGGACCTCGCATTTGCGCCGCGTGGACAATTGCAGCTTGCGGGATTCGTTCAGCACGACGTGCCCGAAATTGGACTGGTTGCCGCGGCGCCGGACAAGGTTCCCCAGGCCGGAGGGCTTCCAGCGGCGGAATTGCAGCGCGGCGGATGCGCATCGTGTTTCATTGGCGCGAGCGACGTATCCGGCCGAGCTGCGTGGATGGCAGGGATTGCAGGTTTGGCAGGGATTGCCGGATTCGTAGTGAGGCGAGGAAAACGACGCAGCTCGTCCGAGCGATGA
- a CDS encoding DUF3883 domain-containing protein — MAANDDENDMRRTNSAKGLRFAMPQNSQIGDTAFIFTHEGLIGRGTIAKEPYKDPKHPKFQGRPVWWGEIDNVELLSNTLPNEKVKNRMSAESQIIKKWVWYTHPRRAFNTPSDEHFRELERIFEEEPKKKASRSAKNTRPTQDEQDVKAFDDEVAGYENDSAKRRVVEKWAMDVATKHYEIADFKVNDMSQEKLGYDLRCVHKKQEVHVEVKGTTTNGAMVEVTINEVNHARASEYRCRTDLFIVYNIKVTKTKDGPKASGGVKRIIENWKPTDEDLKPIRFRYTVPT, encoded by the coding sequence ATGGCCGCCAATGATGATGAAAACGACATGCGGCGCACCAACTCCGCGAAAGGTTTACGTTTCGCGATGCCGCAAAATTCACAAATTGGCGATACGGCATTCATCTTCACGCATGAGGGACTCATCGGACGTGGCACAATCGCCAAGGAGCCCTACAAGGACCCAAAGCACCCCAAATTTCAGGGTCGACCTGTATGGTGGGGAGAAATCGATAACGTCGAACTTCTTTCGAACACCTTGCCAAATGAAAAGGTCAAAAACCGAATGAGCGCGGAATCCCAAATTATCAAGAAATGGGTCTGGTACACACATCCGCGCCGCGCTTTTAATACGCCTTCAGATGAACATTTTCGTGAACTCGAAAGAATCTTCGAGGAAGAGCCGAAAAAGAAGGCATCACGCTCGGCCAAAAATACTCGGCCCACGCAAGACGAGCAGGATGTAAAAGCATTCGACGATGAAGTCGCGGGTTATGAAAACGATTCGGCCAAACGCAGAGTTGTGGAAAAGTGGGCGATGGATGTTGCGACGAAACACTATGAAATCGCCGATTTTAAGGTCAACGACATGTCCCAAGAGAAACTCGGTTATGACCTTCGGTGCGTGCACAAGAAACAAGAAGTCCACGTCGAGGTTAAAGGCACGACTACGAACGGAGCCATGGTCGAGGTCACCATCAATGAAGTGAATCACGCGCGCGCAAGCGAATACCGCTGCCGCACCGATCTATTCATCGTCTACAATATCAAGGTAACGAAAACCAAAGATGGACCGAAGGCGTCTGGTGGCGTCAAACGAATCATCGAAAATTGGAAACCGACGGACGAGGACCTCAAGCCCATTCGGTTTCGTTATACCGTGCCGACCTGA
- a CDS encoding enoyl-CoA hydratase family protein, whose translation MTLSPNSFELEVSRGIAQITLSRPDRLNALTFEVYGELARTFRSLDGVAEARTIVITGKGRGFCSGGDVEGIIAELFAKDISGLLEFTRVTGALIQAICEVRKPVIAAINGVAVGAGAVIAAACDMRIFAEKARIGFIFPRVGLSGADMGASFLLPRIVGRGRAAELLFFGDIIGADEAYRIGLANRVVAVEEVLPTARAWAERLAAGPAFAHRMTKQMLESEHGMTLSEAIEAEAQAQALCMAHPDFREAFDANRDKRSPRFIGAEIVGANGGSAK comes from the coding sequence GTGACTCTATCGCCGAATTCCTTTGAGCTCGAAGTATCTCGTGGCATCGCGCAGATCACGCTGAGCCGTCCCGATCGCCTGAACGCGCTGACGTTCGAGGTGTACGGGGAGCTGGCGCGCACGTTCCGATCGCTCGATGGCGTGGCGGAAGCGCGCACGATCGTGATCACGGGCAAGGGGCGTGGGTTCTGTTCGGGCGGCGATGTGGAAGGGATCATTGCGGAGCTGTTTGCGAAGGACATCAGCGGGCTGCTCGAGTTCACGCGGGTGACGGGAGCGCTCATTCAGGCGATTTGTGAGGTGCGAAAGCCGGTGATCGCGGCGATCAACGGCGTGGCGGTCGGTGCGGGAGCGGTGATCGCGGCGGCGTGCGACATGCGCATTTTTGCGGAGAAAGCACGCATCGGTTTCATCTTTCCTCGTGTGGGTTTGTCGGGTGCAGACATGGGCGCATCGTTTCTCCTGCCGCGTATCGTGGGTCGAGGACGAGCGGCGGAATTGCTGTTCTTCGGTGACATCATCGGGGCGGACGAGGCGTATCGGATCGGGCTTGCCAATCGCGTGGTGGCGGTCGAGGAAGTGCTTCCGACGGCGCGCGCGTGGGCCGAACGGCTCGCAGCAGGCCCCGCGTTTGCGCATCGCATGACGAAGCAGATGCTTGAGAGCGAGCACGGGATGACGCTGAGCGAAGCGATCGAAGCGGAGGCGCAAGCGCAAGCGCTGTGCATGGCGCATCCGGACTTTCGCGAGGCGTTCGATGCGAATCGCGACAAACGTTCACCTCGGTTCATCGGGGCGGAGATTGTCGGGGCAAACGGCGGGAGCGCGAAGTGA
- a CDS encoding metallophosphoesterase — MLLPACDSKSTASSTGADAGPDATDERCTSASGVSKGPWSLRVDGSSAVVRWEACRPGTTGGLVFEPEGGGDKQTSASVESAFEVTNTYSAPFDPSAPKDEAGTYYMHESALTGLSAGTCYRYRLEADAALSGRVCTARPADASFRFFAIGDTNPGLNGITEKLLEQVLPNGFDFTVHGGDIQYYDSGLETWASWFPRMQPLLAQGAFLPAVGNHEFEKPDEYEQYYKRFFGGAGFDGNNEYYRFESGGIWFFSVDTEQDLDINSPQGVWLTQQLADASAKPNFRASIVYLHKPWVTCGDKSQDTSARAQFEPIFNANNVRIVIQAHMHGYERFDLDGRTFLTAGGGGGALGKIDENIDRPTCAQRVASGAFRHGVVIDVKATEFVGTVIDETGATRDTFTVPIKP, encoded by the coding sequence TTGCTGCTTCCCGCATGCGATTCGAAATCGACGGCATCCAGCACCGGAGCCGACGCCGGTCCTGATGCAACCGACGAACGCTGCACGAGCGCCTCGGGCGTCAGCAAAGGCCCGTGGTCGCTGCGTGTCGATGGCTCGTCCGCGGTCGTGCGCTGGGAAGCGTGTCGACCAGGCACGACGGGCGGCTTGGTTTTCGAGCCCGAGGGGGGCGGGGACAAACAGACGAGTGCGTCGGTCGAGAGCGCGTTCGAAGTGACGAACACGTACTCGGCGCCGTTCGATCCAAGCGCGCCCAAGGACGAAGCGGGCACGTATTACATGCACGAATCCGCGCTGACTGGGCTTTCTGCGGGCACGTGTTACCGATATCGACTCGAGGCTGACGCAGCTCTCTCGGGACGCGTATGCACGGCGCGTCCGGCCGATGCGTCGTTCCGATTTTTTGCCATCGGTGACACGAATCCGGGGCTCAATGGCATTACGGAGAAACTCTTGGAGCAAGTTTTACCGAATGGATTCGACTTCACCGTGCACGGGGGCGACATTCAGTATTACGACTCGGGGCTCGAAACATGGGCGTCCTGGTTTCCTCGCATGCAGCCGCTCTTGGCGCAGGGAGCGTTTTTGCCGGCCGTCGGCAATCACGAATTCGAGAAACCGGACGAGTACGAGCAATACTACAAGCGCTTTTTTGGTGGAGCCGGGTTCGACGGAAACAACGAATACTACCGGTTCGAATCGGGGGGCATTTGGTTTTTCTCGGTCGACACCGAACAGGACTTGGACATCAATTCTCCGCAAGGCGTTTGGCTCACCCAGCAGCTCGCGGATGCATCGGCAAAGCCGAATTTTCGCGCGTCCATCGTGTACCTCCACAAACCGTGGGTAACGTGCGGGGACAAATCGCAGGACACGAGCGCGCGGGCGCAATTCGAGCCTATTTTCAATGCGAACAACGTGCGCATCGTCATTCAGGCGCACATGCACGGATACGAACGATTCGATTTGGACGGGCGCACGTTCCTCACGGCGGGCGGCGGAGGTGGCGCGCTTGGGAAGATCGACGAGAACATCGATCGGCCGACGTGCGCGCAACGAGTCGCTTCGGGCGCATTCAGACATGGCGTCGTCATCGATGTCAAGGCGACGGAATTCGTCGGAACGGTCATCGACGAAACGGGCGCCACGCGCGACACGTTCACCGTTCCGATCAAGCCATGA